In Phocoena phocoena chromosome 11, mPhoPho1.1, whole genome shotgun sequence, one DNA window encodes the following:
- the DCTN2 gene encoding dynactin subunit 2 isoform X2 — translation MADPKYADLPGIARNEPDVYETSDLPEDDQAEFDAELEELTSTSVEHIIVNPNAAYDKFKDKRVGTKGLDFSDRIGKTKRTGYESGEYEMLGEGLGVKETPQQKYQRLLHEVQELTTEVEKIKTTVKESATEEKLTPVVLAKQLAALKQQLVASHLEKLLGPDAAINLTDPDGALAKRLLLQLEATKNSKGTGSGGKTTSGTPPDSSLVTYELHSRPEQDKFSQAAKVAELEKRLAELEAAVRCDQDAQNPLSAGLQGACLMETVELLQAKVSTLDLAVLDQVEARLQSVLGKVNEIAKHKASVGDADAQSKVHQLYETIQRWSPLASTLPELVQRLVTIRQLHEQAVQFGQLMTHLDTTQQMIACSLKDSATLLTQVQTTMRDNLSTVERNFANIDERMKKLGK, via the exons GAGCTG GAGGAGCTGACGAGTACAAGTGTGGAGCACATCATTGTCAACCCCAATGCTGCCTATGACAAGTTCAAAGACAAGAGAGTGGGAACAAAGGGACTTG ATTTCTCAGATCGAATTGGAAAAACCAAAAGAACGGGATATGAATCTGGAGAATACGAGATg CTTGGAGAGGGTCTGGGAGTGAAGGAGACACCCCAGCAAAAGTACCAGAGACTGCTGCATGAGGTCCAAGAGCTGACGACTGAAGTTGAGAAAATCAAG ACGACAGTGAAGGAGTCAGCCACTGAGGAGAAGCTGACCCCGGTGGTGCTGGCCAAGCAGCTGGCAGCCCTGAAGCAGCAGCTGGTTGCTTCCCATCTGGAGAAGCTGCTGGGACCAGATGCCGCAATCAACCTTACTGACCCCGATGGAGCTCTGGCTAA GCGCCTACTGCTGCAGCTGGAAGCAACAAAGAACAGCAAAGGGACTGGCTCAGGGGGAAAGACCACTAGTGGGACACCCCCAGATAGCAGCCTTGTCACTTACGAACTACATTCTCGGCCTGAGCAGGACAAGTTCTCTCAAGCTGCcaaa GTGGCAGAACTCGAGAAGCGCCTGGCGGAGCTGGAAGCAGCTGTACGCTGTGATCAGGATGCTCAG AATCCCCTTTCTGCAGGTCTGCAGGGAGCCTGCCTTATG GAGACTGTAGAGCTGTTGCAAGCAAAGGTGAGCACCCTGGACCTTGCAGTTCTGGACCAAGTGGAGGCTCGGCTACAG AGTGTCCTGGGAAAAGTGAACGAGATTGCCAAGCATAAAGCTTCTGTAGGGGATGCAGATGCCCAGAGCAAG GTGCACCAGCTGTATGAAACCATACAGCGCTGGAGCCCCCTCGCCTCCACCCTTCCTGAGCTGGTGCAGAGACTTGTCACCATCAGGCAGCTGCACGAACAAG CCGTGCAGTTTGGTCAGCTTATGACACACTTGGATACCACACAGCAGATGATCGCCTGTTCCCTCAAGGACAGCGCCACTCTCTTGACCCAG GTGCAGACAACGATGCGTGATAACCTGTCCACAGTTGAGCGGAACTTTGCCAACATTGATGAACGGATGAAGAAACTGGGAAAGTGA
- the MBD6 gene encoding methyl-CpG-binding domain protein 6, with translation MNGGNESSGADRAGGPVATSVPIGWQRCVREGAVLYISPSGTELSSLEQTRSYLLSDGTCKCGLECPLNVPKVFNFDPLAPVTPGGAGVGPASEEDMTKLCNHRRKAVAMATLYRSMETTCSHSSPGEGASPQMFHTVSPGPPSARPPCRVPPTTPLNGASGSLPPEPPSVPQAFPPLAGPGGLFPQPRLPDPVPSGGSSSPCFLPRGNAPSPAPPPPPAISLNAPSYSWGAALRSSLVPPDLGSPPAPHASSSPPSDPPLFHCSDALTPPPLPPSNNLPGPPGPPGPATQPPVSSATMHLPLVLGPLGGAPTVEGPGAPPFLASSLLSAAAKAQHPPLPPPSTLQGRRPRAQAPSASHSSSSPRPSQRRPRRPPTVLRLLEGGGPQAPRRSRPRAPAPAPQPFPLPEPSQPILPSVLSLLGLPTPGPPHSDGSFNLLGSDAHLPPPPTLSSGSPPQPRHPIPPSLPGTTSGSLSSVPGAPAPPAASKAPLVPSPVLQSPSEALGMGSGPACPLPPLAGGEAFPFPSPEQGLALSGAGFPGMLGTLPLPLSLGQPPPSPLLSHSLFGVLAGGGGQPPPEPLLPPPGGPGPPLAPGEPEGPSLLVASLLPPPPSDLLPPPSAPPSNLLASFLPLLALGPTAGDGEGSAEGAGGPSGETFSGLGDLPPLLFPPLSAPPTLIALNSALLAASLDPPSGAPPQPCVLSAPQPGPPTSSVTTATTDPGASSLGKAPSNSGRPPQLLSPLLSASLLGDLSSLTSSPGTLPSLLQPPGPLLSGQLGLQLLPVGGAPPPLSEASSPLACLLQSLQIPPEQPEAPCLPPESPTSALEPEPARPPLSALAPPHGSPDPPVPELLTGRGSGKRGRRGGGGLRGINGEARPGRGRKPGSRREPGRLALKWGARGGFNGQMERSPRRTHHWQHNGELAEGGAEPKDPSPSGPHSEDLKVPPGVVRKSRRGRRRKYNPTRNSNSSRQDVTLDPSPTTRAAVPLPPRARPGRPAKNKRRKLAP, from the exons ATGAATGGGGGCAATGAGAGCAGTGGAGCAGACAGAGCTGGGGGCCCTGTGGCCACATCTGTCCCCATCGGCTGGCAGCGCTGTGTTCGAGAGGGTGCTGTGCTCTATATCAG CCCAAGTGGCACAGAGCTGTCTTCCTTGGAGCAAACCCGGAGCTACCTCCTCAGCGATGGGACCTGCAAGTGCGGTCTGGAGTGTCCACTCAATGTCCCCAAG GTTTTCAACTTTGACCCTTTGGCCCCGGTGACcccgggtggggctggggtggggccagCATCAGAGGAGGACATGACCAAGCTGTGCAACCACCGGCGGAAAGCCGTTGCCATGGCAACTCTGTACCGCAGCATGGAGACCACCTGCTCACACTCTTCTCCTG GAGAGGGAGCGAGCCCCCAAATGTTCCAcactgtgtccccagggcctccCTCTGCCCGCCCTCCCTGTCGAGTTCCTCCTACAACTCCGCTTAATGGGGCTTCTGGCTCCCTTCCCCCAGAACCACCTTCAGTTCCACAGGCTTTCCCCCCTCTAGCAGGCCCTGGGGGGCTCTTCCCACAGCCAAGGCTTCCCGACCCAGTCCCCTCtggaggcagcagcagcccttGTTTCCTGCCAAGGGGCAATGCCCCCTCTCCagctccacctcctccacctgcTATCAGCCTCAATGCCCCCTCATATAGCTGGGGAGCTGCTCTCCGATCCAGCCTGGTGCCCCCTGACTTGGGCTCTCCTCCAGCCCCCCATGCCTCCTCCTCACCACCTTCTGACCCTCCTCTCTTCCACTGTAGTGATGCCTtaactccccctcccctgcccccaagcaATAATCTCCCTGGTCCCCCTGGCCCCCCTGGTCCTGCCACTCAGCCACCAGTGTCTTCAGCCACTATGCACCTGCCCCTGGTCCTGGGGCCCCTAGGAGGGGCCCCCACAGTGGAGGGGCCCGGGGCACCCCCCTTCCTTGCTAGCAGCCTACTCTCTGCGGCGGCCAAGGCACAgcatccccctctcccccctcccagcACTTTACAGGGCCGAAGGCCCCGTGCCCAGGCACCCTCAGCTTCCCACTCCTCATCATCACCCCGCCCCTCTCAGCGTCGTCCCCGCCGCCCCCCAACTGTACTGCGATTGCTAGAAGGGGGAGGTCCTCAAGCCCCTAGACGGAGCCGCCCTCGGGCCCCCGCTCCCGCCCCACAGCCTTTTCCTCTCCCTGAGCCCTCCCAACCGATTCTCCCTTCTGTGCTGTCCCTGCTGGgactccccacccctggccctcCCCACTCTGATGGAAGCTTTAACCTTTTGGGGTCAGACGCacaccttcctcctcccccaaccctctcCTCAGGgagccctccccagcccaggcacCCCATCCCGCCCTCCCTGCCTGGGACCACCAGTGGCAGCCTCAGCAGTGTGCCAG GTGCCCCTGCCCCACCAGCTGCCTCCAAAGCCCCCCTAGTCCCTAGCCCTGTGCTTCAAAGCCCATCCGAAGCGCTCGGGATGGGGTCGGGCCcagcctgccctctgcctcccctggCTGGTGGGGAGGCTTTCCCGTTTCCCAGCCCCGAGCAGGGCCTGGCACTGAGTGGAGCCGGCTTCCCGGGGATGCTAGGGACCTTGCCTCTCCCTCTGAGTCTGGGGCAACCTCCGCCTTCTCCATTGCTCAGCCACAGTTTATTTGGCgtgctggctgggggagggggacaacCTCCCCCGGAACCCCTGCTACCCCCACCAGGGGGACCTGGCCCTCCCCTAGCCCCAGGCGAGCCCGAAGGGCCTTCGCTTTTGGTGGCTTCCCTGCTTCCACCACCCCCCTCAGACCTTCTTCCACCCCCTTCTGCACCCCCTAGCAACCTCCttgcctccttcctgcccctcttgGCCCTGGGCCCCACAGCTGGGGATGGAGAGGGATCTGCAGAGGGAGCCGGGGGTCCGAGTGGGGAGACATTTTCAGGTTTGGGAGACCTGCCCCCCTTGCTGTTCCCCCCACTTTCAGCCCCCCCCACCCTCATAGCTTTAAATTCTGCGCTGCTGGCTGCCAGCCTGGATCCCCCGTCAGGGGCGCCCCCCCAG CCCTGTGTCCTGAGTGCCCCCCAACCTGGACCACCTACCTCCAGTGTCACCACGGCAACTACTGACCCGGGGGCCTCCTCTCTGGGCAAGGCCCCCTCCAACTCAGGGAGACCCCCCCAACTCCTTAGCCCTCTGCTGAGTGCCAGCCTGCTGG GTGACCTGTCTTCGCTGACCAGCAGCCCTGGAACCCTCCCCAGTCTGCTGCAGCCTCCTGGCCCTCTTCTCTCTGGCCAGTTGGGGCTGCAGCTCCTCCCTGTGGGGGGAGCTCCTCCACCCCTCTCAGAGGCTTCTAGTCCCCTAGCCTGCCTGCTACAGAGTCTCCAG ATCCCTCCAGAGCAGCCAGAAGCCCCCTGTCTGCCCCCTGAGAGCCCCACCTCAGCCCTTGAACCGGAGCCTGCCCGGCCTCCCCTCAGTGCCTTAGCCCCACCCCACGGTTCTCCCGACCCCCCAGTCCCTGAGCTGCTCACTGGGAGGGGGTCAGGGAAACGGGgccggaggggaggagggggacttAGGGGCATTAATGGTGAGGCCAGGCCAGGCCGGGGCCGAAAGCCTGGCAGCCGGCGGGAGCCTGGCCGACTGGCCCTCAAGTGGGGGGCACGTGGTGGCTTCAATGGACAAATGGAACGGTCCCCAAGAAGGACCCACCACTGGCAGCATAATGGGGAGCTGGCTGAAGGGGGTGCTGAGCCCAAGGATCCATCCCCTTCTGGGCCCCATTCTGAGGACCTTAAG GTGCCCCCAGGGGTAGTCAGAAAGTCTCGTCGTGGCCGGAGGAGAAAATACAA CCCTACCCGGAACAGCAACAGCTCCCGCCAAGACGTTACCTTGGACCCCAGCCCCACAACCCGC GCGGCTGTCCCTCTGCCTCCCCGGGCCCGCCCTGGCCGTCCTGCCAAAAACAAGAGGAGGAAACTGGCCCCATAG
- the DDIT3 gene encoding DNA damage-inducible transcript 3 protein gives MAAESLPFSFGTLSSWELEAWYEDLQEVLSSDENGGTYVSPPGNEEEEPKTFTTLDPTSLAWLTEEPERAAVTRTSQSPSSPDSSQSSPAQEEEEEDQERPRKRKHSGQSPARAGKQRMKEKEQENERKVAQLAEENERLKQEIERLTREVEATRRALIDRMVNVHQA, from the exons ATGGCAGCTGAGTCACTGCCTTTCTCCTTCGGGACACTGTCCAGCTGGGAGCTGGAAGCCTGGTATGAGGACTTGCAGGAGGTGCTGTCCTCAGATGAAAATGGGGGTACCTATGTCTCACCCCCTGGAAACGAGGAG GAAGAACCAAAAACCTTCACCACTCTTGACCCCACCTCCCTGGCTTGGCTGACCGAGGAGCCAGAACGAGCAGCGGTCACGCGCACCTCCCAGAGCCCCAGCTCTCCGGATTCCAGTCAGAGCTCCCCGGctcaggaggaagaagaggaagaccaAGAAAGACCCAGGAAACGGAAACACAGTGGCCAGTCCCCGGCACGGGCTGGAAAGCAACGCATGAAGGAGAAAGAACAAGAGAACGAAAGAAAAGTGGCACAGCTAGCTGAAGAGAACGAACGGCTCAAGCAGGAAATCGAGCGCCTGACCAGGGAAGTGGAGGCGACTCGCCGAGCCCTGATTGACCGGATGGTTAATGTGCACCAAGCATGA
- the LOC136131536 gene encoding uncharacterized homolog, protein MLKMSGWQRQSQNQSRNLRRECSRRKCIFIHHHT, encoded by the exons ATGTTGAAGATGAGCGGGTGGCAGCGACAGAGCCAAAATCAGAGCCGGAACCTGAGGAGAGAG TGTTCCAGAAGGAAGTGTATCTTCATACATCACCACACCTGA
- the DCTN2 gene encoding dynactin subunit 2 isoform X1: MADPKYADLPGIARNEPDVYETSDLPEDDQAEFDAFAQELEELTSTSVEHIIVNPNAAYDKFKDKRVGTKGLDFSDRIGKTKRTGYESGEYEMLGEGLGVKETPQQKYQRLLHEVQELTTEVEKIKTTVKESATEEKLTPVVLAKQLAALKQQLVASHLEKLLGPDAAINLTDPDGALAKRLLLQLEATKNSKGTGSGGKTTSGTPPDSSLVTYELHSRPEQDKFSQAAKVAELEKRLAELEAAVRCDQDAQNPLSAGLQGACLMETVELLQAKVSTLDLAVLDQVEARLQSVLGKVNEIAKHKASVGDADAQSKVHQLYETIQRWSPLASTLPELVQRLVTIRQLHEQAVQFGQLMTHLDTTQQMIACSLKDSATLLTQVQTTMRDNLSTVERNFANIDERMKKLGK, translated from the exons TTTGCACAA GAGCTG GAGGAGCTGACGAGTACAAGTGTGGAGCACATCATTGTCAACCCCAATGCTGCCTATGACAAGTTCAAAGACAAGAGAGTGGGAACAAAGGGACTTG ATTTCTCAGATCGAATTGGAAAAACCAAAAGAACGGGATATGAATCTGGAGAATACGAGATg CTTGGAGAGGGTCTGGGAGTGAAGGAGACACCCCAGCAAAAGTACCAGAGACTGCTGCATGAGGTCCAAGAGCTGACGACTGAAGTTGAGAAAATCAAG ACGACAGTGAAGGAGTCAGCCACTGAGGAGAAGCTGACCCCGGTGGTGCTGGCCAAGCAGCTGGCAGCCCTGAAGCAGCAGCTGGTTGCTTCCCATCTGGAGAAGCTGCTGGGACCAGATGCCGCAATCAACCTTACTGACCCCGATGGAGCTCTGGCTAA GCGCCTACTGCTGCAGCTGGAAGCAACAAAGAACAGCAAAGGGACTGGCTCAGGGGGAAAGACCACTAGTGGGACACCCCCAGATAGCAGCCTTGTCACTTACGAACTACATTCTCGGCCTGAGCAGGACAAGTTCTCTCAAGCTGCcaaa GTGGCAGAACTCGAGAAGCGCCTGGCGGAGCTGGAAGCAGCTGTACGCTGTGATCAGGATGCTCAG AATCCCCTTTCTGCAGGTCTGCAGGGAGCCTGCCTTATG GAGACTGTAGAGCTGTTGCAAGCAAAGGTGAGCACCCTGGACCTTGCAGTTCTGGACCAAGTGGAGGCTCGGCTACAG AGTGTCCTGGGAAAAGTGAACGAGATTGCCAAGCATAAAGCTTCTGTAGGGGATGCAGATGCCCAGAGCAAG GTGCACCAGCTGTATGAAACCATACAGCGCTGGAGCCCCCTCGCCTCCACCCTTCCTGAGCTGGTGCAGAGACTTGTCACCATCAGGCAGCTGCACGAACAAG CCGTGCAGTTTGGTCAGCTTATGACACACTTGGATACCACACAGCAGATGATCGCCTGTTCCCTCAAGGACAGCGCCACTCTCTTGACCCAG GTGCAGACAACGATGCGTGATAACCTGTCCACAGTTGAGCGGAACTTTGCCAACATTGATGAACGGATGAAGAAACTGGGAAAGTGA
- the DCTN2 gene encoding dynactin subunit 2 isoform X3, with protein sequence MADPKYADLPGIARNEPDVYETSDLPEDDQAEFDAEELTSTSVEHIIVNPNAAYDKFKDKRVGTKGLDFSDRIGKTKRTGYESGEYEMLGEGLGVKETPQQKYQRLLHEVQELTTEVEKIKTTVKESATEEKLTPVVLAKQLAALKQQLVASHLEKLLGPDAAINLTDPDGALAKRLLLQLEATKNSKGTGSGGKTTSGTPPDSSLVTYELHSRPEQDKFSQAAKVAELEKRLAELEAAVRCDQDAQNPLSAGLQGACLMETVELLQAKVSTLDLAVLDQVEARLQSVLGKVNEIAKHKASVGDADAQSKVHQLYETIQRWSPLASTLPELVQRLVTIRQLHEQAVQFGQLMTHLDTTQQMIACSLKDSATLLTQVQTTMRDNLSTVERNFANIDERMKKLGK encoded by the exons GAGGAGCTGACGAGTACAAGTGTGGAGCACATCATTGTCAACCCCAATGCTGCCTATGACAAGTTCAAAGACAAGAGAGTGGGAACAAAGGGACTTG ATTTCTCAGATCGAATTGGAAAAACCAAAAGAACGGGATATGAATCTGGAGAATACGAGATg CTTGGAGAGGGTCTGGGAGTGAAGGAGACACCCCAGCAAAAGTACCAGAGACTGCTGCATGAGGTCCAAGAGCTGACGACTGAAGTTGAGAAAATCAAG ACGACAGTGAAGGAGTCAGCCACTGAGGAGAAGCTGACCCCGGTGGTGCTGGCCAAGCAGCTGGCAGCCCTGAAGCAGCAGCTGGTTGCTTCCCATCTGGAGAAGCTGCTGGGACCAGATGCCGCAATCAACCTTACTGACCCCGATGGAGCTCTGGCTAA GCGCCTACTGCTGCAGCTGGAAGCAACAAAGAACAGCAAAGGGACTGGCTCAGGGGGAAAGACCACTAGTGGGACACCCCCAGATAGCAGCCTTGTCACTTACGAACTACATTCTCGGCCTGAGCAGGACAAGTTCTCTCAAGCTGCcaaa GTGGCAGAACTCGAGAAGCGCCTGGCGGAGCTGGAAGCAGCTGTACGCTGTGATCAGGATGCTCAG AATCCCCTTTCTGCAGGTCTGCAGGGAGCCTGCCTTATG GAGACTGTAGAGCTGTTGCAAGCAAAGGTGAGCACCCTGGACCTTGCAGTTCTGGACCAAGTGGAGGCTCGGCTACAG AGTGTCCTGGGAAAAGTGAACGAGATTGCCAAGCATAAAGCTTCTGTAGGGGATGCAGATGCCCAGAGCAAG GTGCACCAGCTGTATGAAACCATACAGCGCTGGAGCCCCCTCGCCTCCACCCTTCCTGAGCTGGTGCAGAGACTTGTCACCATCAGGCAGCTGCACGAACAAG CCGTGCAGTTTGGTCAGCTTATGACACACTTGGATACCACACAGCAGATGATCGCCTGTTCCCTCAAGGACAGCGCCACTCTCTTGACCCAG GTGCAGACAACGATGCGTGATAACCTGTCCACAGTTGAGCGGAACTTTGCCAACATTGATGAACGGATGAAGAAACTGGGAAAGTGA